The Candidatus Neomarinimicrobiota bacterium genome contains the following window.
GGCTTTTATGACAAGCGCAATTATCGTGGCGATCTACCCGATATTTCAAACCATCATGACCAAATCAATTATGTTTGGGAGTAGCTTTGTACCCGTAATCCTGGAATTGGTCGAAGGATTCTCACAGCGTGTTGGCTATCAAGCTGGTTGGTTGATGCTGGGACTCTATTTGTTGATTCACTTCCTTTTTGCGTTCACTGCGATGATCTTCAGTTGGAAAATTATTCAGCGTCTTAAATCTGATCTTGAGCCTGTATGATTCAGCTACTCAAGTCGCGCAGGTTATGGCTGGCAAGCTTGACAATTGCCGGGGTCATATTTCTCAAAGAGGCTCCCTTTGTGATCAGCACTGGAATTGTAATACTGGCGCTACGCTTTGATCCAGCAACTTTACGACCATTAAAGAATTTCCGTTTTTGGCTCATTGTTTCATTTCTGGTCATACTGGTTCCAATCTTCACAGGTGTAAGTGACGCACAATTTTTAGGTATTGCCTATAGCAGCGTACAATTTGACAGTATGATCCTCATGGCTTTGAGGGGTATTGATGTTTTCCTGGTATTTCAGATTCTCTCTACAAACCTGAACAGTGATAAGGCTCGCCAGCTCTTTCAGAAACTTGGGATATCACATTTTGACCTTCTTTTCAGCATTTCGAAAGAGACCCTTCCAAGGATTCGCAGTGTGCTTAAGGCTCGGGCTCACCAACTGCATCATCCTGATGGGAATCATCTACAGCTGGGACAAATCATATCTTATGCTGCAGCAGTGATTCAGGATATGGTCACCATGGCTGAGAGCTATAGCACAGAACCTGAAAGTGTGACTTCCGAAACCCCGCAGAGCGTT
Protein-coding sequences here:
- a CDS encoding nucleoside-triphosphatase, giving the protein MIQLLKSRRLWLASLTIAGVIFLKEAPFVISTGIVILALRFDPATLRPLKNFRFWLIVSFLVILVPIFTGVSDAQFLGIAYSSVQFDSMILMALRGIDVFLVFQILSTNLNSDKARQLFQKLGISHFDLLFSISKETLPRIRSVLKARAHQLHHPDGNHLQLGQIISYAAAVIQDMVTMAESYSTEPESVTSETPQSVLVELLTDPTPKLLIISGDPGAGKTPWIVTFLKNLQDAGFPAGGIISEKVTKSNGRWFHQLRRVEDGSVMELNTMEVIETPIQVGKFYFFPEALNWGVDALLKALSKEWIIIDEIGHLEFQKSGFFPALNEIDEHYSGHLVFTVRSSLLSELDVFLKEHLSNIAQRERRIVTLASPLSILNEI